In the Juglans microcarpa x Juglans regia isolate MS1-56 chromosome 6D, Jm3101_v1.0, whole genome shotgun sequence genome, one interval contains:
- the LOC121234024 gene encoding geraniol 8-hydroxylase-like, whose translation MDLSNTLLCLCITWVIIQAFRIVRSTATPKKLPPGPKPYPIIGNLLDVGDKSHKSLAMLAQIYGPIMCLKLGQVTTIIISSAQMAKEVLRTHDQQLSSRTIPDALRAHKHDELGMAWIPVSTKWRNLRKICNGQLFSNRALNDNQDVRRMKLQELLAETHQSSLTGEAIDIGMVAVKTTLNLLSNTVFSLDLANSDSDMAGEFKEIAGGIMREVGKPNLVDYFPLLKKIYPQGAMRLTVHFSKLIDIFDRLISRRLQLRKVSGYVTKSDMLDTLLNISGDNSTELDKTTIEGLFVDLFVAGTETTATTLEWAMAELFQNLEALSKAKEELKQVIEKGNPIEESDIARLPYLQAIVKETFRLHPAIPFLLPRKADADVEINGYVIPEGAQLLVNAWAIGRDPSLWENASSFMPERFLGSDIDVKGRNFELIPFGGGRRICPGYPLATRMLHLMLGSLIHNFDWKLEDGVKIEDMSMENKISLTSHIAHPLRAIPIPV comes from the exons ATGGATTTGTCCAACACTTTGCTATGTCTTTGCATCACCTGGGTCATCATCCAAGCCTTCCGCATAGTTCGAAGCACTGCAACTCCGAAAAAGCTTCCACCAGGTCCAAAACCATATCCAATAATCGGAAATCTCTTGGATGTGGGTGACAAATCCCACAAGTCCCTGGCCATGCTTGCCCAGATTTATGGCCCCATCATGTGCCTAAAGTTAGGCCAAGTAACAACAATAATCATTTCGTCGGCACAAATGGCAAAAGAAGTCCTTCGAACACATGACCAACAGTTGTCCAGCCGCACAATCCCGGACGCACTACGAGCCCACAAACACGACGAGTTGGGGATGGCATGGATCCCAGTTTCGACCAAGTGGAGGAACCTTCGCAAAATCTGCAATGGCCAGCTATTCTCCAACAGAGCACTCAATGACAACCAAGATGTCCGGCGGATGAAACTGCAAGAGCTCCTTGCCGAGACTCATCAAAGCAGCCTAACTGGTGAGGCAATAGATATTGGCATGGTGGCTGTCAAGACTACGCTTAACCTGTTATCAAACACAGTATTTTCGTTGGATTTGGCCAATTCGGATTCTGACATGGCTGGAGAGTTTAAGGAGATTGCAGGGGGTATCATGAGGGAGGTAGGGAAACCCAACTTGGTAGATTATTTTCCTCTGCTTAAGAAAATCTATCCCCAAGGTGCAATGCGCTTGACAGTTCACTTTTCAAAGCTAATAGACATCTTTGATCGCTTAATTAGCCGGAGGTTGCAGTTGAGGAAAGTGTCTGGTTATGTCACGAAAAGTGATATGTTAGATACCCTTCTCAATATCAGTGGTGACAACAGTACGGAGTTGGACAAAACTACGATAGAAGGCTTGTTCGTG GACCTATTTGTTGCGGGCACTGAGACAACTGCAACCACATTAGAATGGGCAATGGCAGAACTATTCCAAAACCTAGAGGCGCTGTCGAAAGCCAAAGAAGAGCTGAAGCAGGTAATTGAGAAAGGCAACCCAATAGAGGAATCGGATATTGCACGGTTACCTTACTTACAAGCCATAGTCAAAGAAACGTTCAGATTGCACCCAGCAATTCCATTTTTACTACCCAGAAAAGCCGATGCAGACGTAGAAATCAACGGCTATGTTATCCCAGAGGGTGCACAATTGCTAGTGAATGCATGGGCCATAGGTCGAGACCCGAGCTTATGGGAAAACGCGAGTTCATTTATGCCAGAGAGGTTCTTGGGATCTGATATTGATGTTAAAGGTCGGAACTTTGAGCTTATACCATTTGGTGGTGGAAGAAGAATATGTCCTGGTTATCCTTTGGCGACGAGAATGCTACACTTGATGTTAGGTTCTCTTATTCACAACTTCGATTGGAAGCTTGAAGATGGAGTGAAAATCGAGGATATGAGCATGGAAAATAAGATTTCCTTAACATCACATATTGCTCACCCACTTAGAGCTATCCCTATTCCAGTCTAA
- the LOC121235546 gene encoding cytochrome P450 76T24-like, with product METLAGKVVEASEAGEAINIGRLAFGTTLSLLSDTMFSVDLIDPKSTIIQELKEHAGTILELVGKPNVSDFFPLLETFDLQGIRQTLKDMFIGGTCATTTTVEWAMAEVLRNPGIMAKAKQELAKTIGLGRRTIQEKDILPLPYLQSVLKETMRLHPTAPLLLTHRALIDVQVCGYTIPEHTPVIVNA from the exons ATGGAGACTTTAGCCGGGAAAGTGGTTGAAGCCAGTGAAGCTGGAGAAGCCATTAATATTGGGAGGTTAGCGTTTGGAACCACGCTAAGTTTGTTGTCCGACACCATGTTCTCAGTTGACTTAATTGATCCAAAATCAACTATCATTCAAGAACTAAAAGAGCATGCTGGGACGATATTGGAGCTTGTCGGAAAGCCTAATGTTTCAGACTTTTTCCCTTTACTAGAGACATTCGATCTACAAGGCATCAGGCAGACTCTTAAG gACATGTTCATTGGAGGAACTTGTGCAACTACCACTACAGTGGAATGGGCAATGGCTGAGGTGCTTCGCAATCCAGGAATAATGGCCAAGGCAAAACAAGAACTTGCTAAAACAATCGGATTAGGACGTCGAACCATTCAAGAGAAAGATATCTTACCACTTCCCTATCTACAATCAGTCTTGAAAGAAACGATGCGGCTTCATCCAACAGCACCTTTGCTGCTGACTCATCGTGCTTTGATCGATGTACAAGTTTGTGGATACACCATTCCAGAGCACACCCCAGTGATCGTGAATGCATAG
- the LOC121235547 gene encoding geraniol 8-hydroxylase-like: METLTTFLLFSLVCLICSQAHLHLRSWFFNKRKLPPGPTGLPIIGNLLAIGDTPHESLAKLAKKHGPLMTVRLGFVTTVVASSAEMAREILQKNDQAFLGRAMPDAVAAEANFELSMVWLQGDTKWIRLRKICNSQMFTTQRLEALQGLRHQMMETLVRKVVEASETGEAINIGRLAFGTTLSLLSNTMFSVDLIDPKSTAIQELKEHVGTILELLGKPNVSDFFPLLKPFDLQGIRRTIKVSYDRLHALLDEVIDRRLKCSTYASPRCNDFLDVLLDHGEEHGPKEFNREDIKILLTDMFIGGTGATTTLVEWAMAELLRNPGIMAKAKQELAKTIGLGRRTIQEKDILRLPYLQSVLKETMRLHPTAPMLLTHRALIDVQVCGYTIPKHTPVIVNAWETARDPMFWDKPKEFVPERFMAGGSAEVDFRGTNFSFIPFGSGRRICPGLALGVRMLSLLLASLIHLFDWKLPDGMASEEIDMRAKFGIAMQNPLVVIPHLVVAKANE, translated from the exons ATGGAGACCTTGactacttttcttcttttctctttggtCTGCTTGATATGCAGCCAGGCCCATCTTCACCTCCGAAGCTGGTTTTTCAACAAGAGAAAGCTTCCTCCCGGCCCAACTGGCCTTCCCATAATCGGGAACCTCCTTGCAATCGGTGATACGCCGCACGAGTCCTTAGCCAAGTTGGCCAAGAAGCACGGCCCCCTCATGACCGTACGACTCGGGTTCGTCACAACGGTGGTTGCTTCTTCAGCAGAAATGGCGAGGGAAATCCTCCAGAAGAATGACCAAGCATTTCTAGGGAGAGCCATGCCAGATGCTGTAGCCGCGGAGGCTAACTTCGAGCTGTCAATGGTATGGCTACAGGGGGATACAAAGTGGATAAGGCttagaaaaatatgtaatagCCAGATGTTCACAACACAGAGACTCGAGGCGCTGCAAGGCCTGCGACACCAAATGATGGAGACTTTGGTCCGGAAAGTGGTTGAAGCCAGTGAAACTGGGGAAGCCATTAATATTGGGAGGTTAGCGTTTGGAACCACGCTAAGTTTGTTGTCCAACACCATGTTCTCAGTTGACTTAATTGATCCAAAATCAACTGCCATTCAAGAACTAAAGGAGCATGTTGGGACGATATTGGAACTTCTGGGAAAGCCTAATGTTTCAGACTTTTTCCCTTTGCTAAAGCCATTCGATCTACAAGGCATCAGGCGGACTATTAAGGTATCTTACGATCGATTGCATGCGTTGCTTGATGAGGTGATTGATCGACGTTTGAAATGCAGTACCTATGCATCACCGAGGTGTAACGACTTTTTGGATGTCCTCCTTGACCATGGCGAAGAACATGGCCCTAAGGAATTTAACCGCGAGGATATCAAGATTTTGCTAAcg gACATGTTCATTGGAGGAACTGGTGCAACTACCACTTTAGTGGAATGGGCAATGGCTGAGCTGCTTCGCAATCCAGGAATAATGGCAAAGGCAAAACAAGAACTTGCTAAAACAATCGGATTAGGACGTCGAACCATTCAAGAGAAAGATATCTTACGACTTCCTTATCTACAATCAGTCTTGAAAGAAACGATGCGACTTCATCCAACAGCACCTATGCTACTGACTCATCGTGCTTTGATCGATGTACAAGTTTGTGGATACACCATTCCAAAGCACACTCCGGTGATCGTGAATGCATGGGAAACAGCCCGAGACCCCATGTTTTGGGACAAGCCAAAAGAGTTCGTACCAGAGAGGTTCATGGCTGGCGGCTCTGCAGAAGTGGATTTCAGGGGCACAAACTTCTCGTTCATCCCGTTTGGTTCTGGGCGGCGGATTTGCCCAGGTTTGGCTCTTGGGGTACGAATGCTTAGCTTGTTGCTCGCTTCTCTGATTCATCTCTTCGATTGGAAGCTCCCTGATGGAATGGCATCTGAAGAGATTGACATGAGAGCCAAATTTGGAATCGCAATGCAGAACCCGCTGGTTGTCATTCCTCACTTGGTTGTGGCCAAAGCTAAcgaataa